Proteins encoded within one genomic window of Mya arenaria isolate MELC-2E11 chromosome 13, ASM2691426v1:
- the LOC128214632 gene encoding selenoprotein Pb-like, producing MDNVEELVRRVSFPVYQDTARGNIWNLLGGGKDDVLFYDKCGMLTYHIRYPDSLLSKHHFQDGLWGTYYSNPCSCDPNSPRESQHNSYQSNENSQPSHQDHHEQQHHNHHHGDHQHHHHGRVGRQRRHVNHRKQEGVQNVHALKKVRAADSVPMFHEDCRHDDTLCQVLSSTRLRFRKRYKARRISRLVSRQNSHRNGKGIRLSINAKSNAMDE from the exons ATGGACAACGTGGAGGAACTGGTGCGCCGCGTCTCATTTCCGGTCTACCAAGACACCGCTAGGGGAAACATCTGGAATCTACTCGGCGGGGGCAAAGATGACGTCCTCTTTTATGACAA ATGCGGAATGTTGACCTATCACATTCGATACCCAGACAGTTTATTAAGTAAACACCACTTCCAAGATGGCCTTTGGGGCACATATTACAGTAACCCCTGTTCTTGCGACCCAAACAGTCCCAGGGAGTCGCAACATAATTCTTACCAGTCAAATGAAAATAGCCAGCCAAGTCACCAAGACCACCATGAACAACagcatcataatcatcatcacggtgaccaccaacaccatcaccatGGTAGAGTGGGCCGTCAGAGACGCCATGTAAACCATAGGAAACAAGAAGGTGTTCAGAATGTTCATGCTCTTAAAAAAGTCAGAGCAGCAGATTCAGTACCTATGTTCCATGAAGATTGCCGCCACGATGACACTTTGTGTCAAGTGTTGTCATCAACCAGATTACGTTTTCGAAAGCGTTATAAAGCACGACGCATTAGTCGACTTGTTTCACGGCAGAATTCACACAGAAATGGTAAAGGCATTCGTCTATCTATAAATGCCAAATCAAATGCCATGGATGAATAA
- the LOC128215158 gene encoding mediator of DNA damage checkpoint protein 1-like, translated as MGPGPSEFWSRRQEKAKTSNESTRKKKGKPAEDQEGQNEADEKEKKTANEEAATQVYASDSESEATQKFGVVDDDATQDLDEVTDISQTPPVPEVIVSPSKTPLKSALASPEKRKGSPSPKKVAFVKRGSETSSESSQETRSSRRRSKVAVVAPGKSSAEPVSNSIKTKTLSKAPVSSTRRGRRSTAKLVEEEPMEMDCEIKVETSEDAKVKEEVTSHKEKPTRRGGRSKQAKANVKAEDGFGEVSAADESKTEPETFDKVVARRGKRMVKVEKDTKDLVSADLEKVETSEVDKVGARRGKSNVKIEKDTEELESADLEKVGKSIMKIEKDTDELVDTNSEKGETSQVHTVGPRRGKRGINKKKNTELKSSDMEIAETSEVPVKKSRRGGKLDETKDEEPSATNVEKRKSKIMMIEKIEDKCDEKESDNEIKVHSNDKPGRGNKQTRGRLNKAESESETANKNKVEITNRRGTRKNVSENPDAVDDGAIEEKAVITGSKRASRSKVRTDDVDKATHVDESVERKGKRVTRNKTSEEDESSLSDGKQGSSGKANTSRDRATSSKGVEEKTEAEVEAHEDTEVIIEKVGRGKTNTRTKQKIVESQEDTKDNIKSQDDSEHKVTSGRKGRSVRSKQKPVENIEQSDNSENSSQDSIRGNRRTRQVKEESSDKNEVEAVGKRNGGQKRKESDSDSQKSEEEKPDKRQKTEAAATPASKRRSRNLAETPKHLHKRVSAVYTPKSTGKSVVSEVTNSPTLRKTTTEGHRAKVMFTGVVDEQGEKIVKDLGGELVGDVTMVTHLVTDQVRRTMKFLCCVARGVPIVSPEWLKASKDSGMFLDPTPFLVKDDASEKKYKFILHLSLDRARDKPMLQGMSVHVTKSVKPPATVMKDILQCAGAKYLASMPKSASSETVVVSCDEDRGVCDHAVKNGVQVVSPEFVLSGILRQEVDITSYRLFHKSNGKRNGGAISTGPETANKKRKR; from the exons ATGGGACCAGGGCCATCAGAATT TTGGTCGAGACGACAGGAAAAAGCAAAGACATCAAATGAAAGCACTAGAAAAAAGAAAGGCAAACCAGCTGAAGACCAAGAGGGTCAGAATGAAGCGGAtgagaaagaaaagaaaactgcTAACGAGGAAGCTGCAACCCAAGTGTATGCATCTGACAGTGAAAGTGAAG CCACACAGAAGTTTGGAGTAGTTGATGACGATGCAACACAAGATCTGGATGAg GTCACAGATATTTCTCAGACCCCACCGGTGCCTGAAGTGATTGTCAGCCCCAGTAAAACACCCTTAAAGTCAGCTCTAGCCAGCCCGGAGAAGAGAAAAGGCAGCCCTTCACCCAAGAAGGTTGCCTTTGTCAAACGG GGTTCAGAGACCAGTTCAGAGTCCAGTCAGGAAACCAGGTCTAGTAGAAGAAGAAGTAAAGTTGCTGTAGTAGCACCAG gcAAAAGTTCAGCAGAACCTGTATCAAattctattaaaacaaaaacattatcaaaagcTCCTGTAAGTTCTACAAGAAGAGGCAGGCGTTCAACTGCTAAATTAGTAGAGGAAGAACCAATGGAGATGGATTGTGAGATAAAGGTTGAAACATCTGAAGATGCAAAAGTTAAAGAAGAAGTAACTTCTCATAAAGAAAAACCAACAAGAAGAGGTGGAAGATCAAAACAAGCTAAAGCAAATGTTAAAGCTGAAGATGGTTTTGGTGAAGTTAGTGCAGCTGATGAGTCTAAAACTGAGCCTGAAACTTTTGATAAAGTAGTAGCTAGAAGAGGCAAGAGAATGGTAAAGGTTGAGAAGGACACTAAAGACTTAGTAAGTGCTGATTTAGAAAAGGTTGAAACCAGTGAAGTTGATAAAGTAGGTGCCAGGAGGGGCAAGAGTAATGTAAAGATTGAAAAGGACACGGAAGAGTTAGAGAGTGCTGATTTGGAAAAGGTAGGCAAAAGTATTATGAAAATTGAGAAAGATACTGATGAGTTAGTTGACACTAATTCGGAAAAGGGTGAAACGAGTCAAGTTCATACAGTGGGTCCTAGAAGAGGTAAAAGAGgtataaacaaaaagaaaaatactgaGTTAAAGAGTTCTGATATGGAAATAGCAGAAACCAGTGAAGTACCAGTTAAAAAATCAAGAAGAGGTGGAAAGCTAGATGAAACTAAGGATGAAGAACCAAGTGCAACAAATGTTGAGAAAAGGAAAAGTAAAATTATGATGATAGAAAAGATAGAAGATAAATGTGATGAGAAAGAAAGTGATAATGAAATAAAGGTTCACAGCAACGATAAACCTGGCAGAGGAAATAAACAGACTCGAGGTAGATTGAATAAAGCAGAATCTGAGAGTGAGACTGCTAATAAAAACAAAGTGGAAATAACAAATAGAAGAGGAACAAGAAAGAATGTGTCTGAAAATCCTGATGCTGTTGATGATGGTGCAATAGAAGAAAAGGCAGTAATAACCGGCTCGAAAAGAGCAAGTAGAAGTAAAGTAAGAACAGATGATGTTGATAAAGCAACACATGTTGATGAAAGTGTGGAGAGAAAAGGCAAACGGGTAACAAGAAATAAGACATCAGAGGAGGATGAAAGTTCATTAAGTGATGGTAAACAAGGTAGTAGTGGCAAAGCTAATACATCTAGAGATAGAGCAACTAGTTCCAAGGGAGTAGAAGAGAAAACTGAAGCCGAAGTGGAAGCACATGAAGACACTGAAGTTATAATAGAAAAAGTAGGAAGAGGAAAAACTAACACTAgaactaaacaaaaaatagttgaaTCTCAGGAAGACACAAAGGATAATATTAAATCCCAAGATGATAGTGAACATAAAGTTACTTCAGGAAGAAAAGGCAGAAGTGTAAGATCAAAACAGAAGCCTGTcgaaaatattgaacaatcaGACAATTCAGAAAATTCTTCTCAAGATAGTATAAGGGGTAATAGGAGAACTAGACAAGTAAAAGAGGAAAGCTCTGATAAAAATGAAGTAGAAGCAGTTGGAAAACGCAATGGAGGACAGAAGAGAAAAGAAAGTGACAGTGATTCACAAAAG AGTGAGGAAGAGAAGCCGGACAAGAGACAGAAAACCGAGGCAGCAGCCACTCCAGCCTCCAAGAGGAGGTCCAGGAATCTGGCTGAAACACCTAAACACCTACATAAACGG GTGTCAGCTGTGTATACTCCAAAGTCAACTGGTAAATCAGTCGTCAGTGAAGTGACAAACTCTCCGACCTTGAGAAAAACCACAACTGAAGGTCATCGAGCCAAGGTCATGTTTACAGGAGTTGTAGATGAACAGGGAGAAAAG ATAGTTAAAGATCTAGGTGGGGAGCTAGTAGGTGATGTTACCATGGTGACTCACTTAGTGACAGACCAGGTGCGTCGGACCATGAAGTTCTTGTGCTGTGTCGCACGCGGAGTCCCGATAGTTTCCCCTGAATGGCTCAAGGCAAGCAAGGACAGCGGAATGTTTCTGG ACCCAACTCCATTCTTGGTAAAAGACGATGCTTCGGAAAAGAAGTACAAGTTTATCCTTCACCTTTCCCTGGATCGAGCCCGAGACAAGCCCATGTTACAGGGGATGTCAGTGCATGTCACGAAGTCTGTGAAACCCCCGGCCACAGTTATGAAAG ATATATTGCAGTGTGCTGGTGCAAAG TATCTAGCCAGCATGCCCAAGTCAGCCTCCAGTGAGACGGTGGTGGTTTCTTGCGATGAAGACAGGGGAGTTTGTGATCATGCAGTGAAAAATGGAGTACAGGTTGTCTCCCCTGAGTTTGTGCTCTCTGGCATTCTTCGACAGGAGGTGGACATTACTTC ATATCGCTTATTCCACAAGAGCAACGGTAAACGAAATGGAGGGGCCATCTCAACAGGACCAGAAACTGcaaacaagaaaagaaaaagatga